The segment CCAggtgtgaggggtgggggggcggcgcCCCCGGCTCCCCCGTCACTGGCGGTCGTGTCTTCAGACGGGTTCCACTCGTGAACTTCCCGAGCTGCCCCCCACCCGCCCTCTGTGCCGTGAACCGAGGGCCTCCTCCCCTTCTACCGGGAAGGCAGCCCGACAGCGACGGGAGTCGGTGTGCAATAAAAACACGTATGTGCTGGACACGAAGGCTCGGGGTGCGGGCCGGGGTCACACATCCAGGGCCCAGTCCCGGGCCTCCGGCGCCccgctggggagggagggggacgaAGACCTTGCACACCGCGCGGCGGGGGCCCGGCCACACTCCGCAGGTGGGGCCCGCCGCAGGTGCTGGGCCCGCCGCCCACGCGGCGCGCTCTCgaggcgcccccgccccccgggcgTGCGCCGCCATCTTGGGGCCGCGCTCCCCCAGCCCCGACCCCCGCCGCGCGGCGTGACCTCCGACCCCGGCCCGCGCCGCTGGCTCCCCGCACCCCCGAGGCGCGGGTCTACCTGAGTCCAGCCTGTCGCCAATATGCCACCATGATGTCGCGAGAGCGGATGCGTCGAGTTGAATCGCGAGGACGCCTCAATGTCGGCTCGGCGCACGGCCCAGCGGCAGGAAGGTCAGCCCTGGGAACCGGAAGAGGCGGGACTCCGGACCTGCCAATCTCGCCGCCTCTTGCCCCGCCCACCCTCCCGAGCAGCCCCTGCTGCCCCGACGCCGGGAGCCAATGGGGGCGGGCGGCTGGGGCCTCGGGTGCCAATCCCCGGGCGGGCCGGCTGGCCGCGCCCACCGATTGGCTCCTCGGGTGCCCCGAGCGTGTGCCCCGCGGGCTTCCGTAGTACcccggcggggcggcgggggcgaGAGGGCAGCTGGGGGCCGCGCGGGGCGGGAGCGCACCCGCGGCCCGGGGGCACAGCGGTGCCCCGGCGTCGGCGTGGAGCACTTcgccccctcccccggggggCAGTGGGCAAAAGCGAACCCGGTCCAGACAGCGcgcgggcaggggcggggggcgcgggccCGGGGCGCAGGAGCGTGTGTGCACACGGAGCAGTGACTGAACAGAAACTGAGAGCAGCAAACACGTCGTTACAAGGAAGTTTTCAGAAACTAGAAACCTAACTTCCATCTTTAATGCTAGATGGGGTAAGCCGCCCCCCAGTCCGAGGGGAACCTGTGAACACTGTCCCAGTTCAGTCCCCCCAAATCTACTTGCCGTCTACGGAGATTTCAATAGGTAAAAGCCACAAACTACCAGCTACTTCACTAcactggaaaatgaaaatttctagaattttatcattaggttagaataaaaaaaaaaacaggataaaaatttgtttaaaaatctttttatcatTAGAGCATTACACGTTTTTCAGAAGAGGTATAATTTACAGAAATTATACAAGGCAACTTTTTATCAAAGATCAATATTTCCTACGTTTTAActgaaatgttatttcatttgtaaGAACCATCTCCGGTTacaaaaaaatagtcaaaaaccTTACTGGATTTAAGTTGCTTTTACAAATGTCCTAAGAAGTCTTAAGCTAAACaacattttaagtagaaaaacactaatttttaaatagtctGCTATACTATTTCTGTGGTTTATGTACATATACAGGAAACCTGATGAGTCTATTACATTAGCACTGTTAAGATAAAGGCAAGAGCTAATCACCTTTTAACAAAAATACTCTGTATGCAACAACTGCAAGTATCAAAGATGATATTTACTGGTCATTAATTGCCTGCtacaaaatatgaaatacatttaCTGGATTGTTTTTCAGATTGCAGCTGCCCCTTAGCATCCAAAATAATTTCCCACAAATAAAAGCTGCAAAGCAATTCACATAGTGGTTGGTTTAGGTCAATGCttcttttctcattattattcttttttttcttccccaccgcccccaccccccgcagttGCACCGTATTATTAAAAACACTAAGTACCTGGGATTTGTGCTTCAGAAAGACATCGTTTGAGTAATTTCAAATGACGTACAGCTCTTCATGTAAAAAAGATGTTTTGTGGTCACAATTACTTCAAAAAGTAATTATATTCAAATAACCTGACATATCATGCTTTAGCAATTACAGAGCCATGATTTTGACACATGGCAATTTATAAGTTAGGCAAATGTGAAATGCTAAAAGATGTGAACAGCTGTTCTTCTGTTTAAGTTTAGAGTGCTGCAAAATTCCagtaatgactttattttttcagtgaacATCACCAGCCCACGGTATAGCATACTAAGTCATAAAGTACAAATCCAAGGAAGGTAATACCTTTTCTAAGTTACAAAACTTTGGCAAATTAATACAGTACTCTTTAATACgttaaaatcctttttttgtttgttggagttattattttagtgataattttcattccaaaaatgtcatttaagtaccaaaacaaaacactggttTTTAACAGTGGTTTATAGCAGAACAAgttattttatacaaattaatGTCTTTTCAAActataatttctccttttaaagagCATTCCCTCGTGCAAGTTCTTGCAGTTTACCATAGCAGGGTAATTCTATGTATTTAGGTGGCTCTGCTTTGTTCTGGGGTTGGTCCAAAGCCAGGTAGAGTTCCAATGCATGAAAAGCTTTACAATTCTACCTTAAAGGAGATTTTAATATGCCAATATGATTTTCCAAgtacttttcaaaaattgttaaattttcacATAAATACTGGAATCCTCAAAATCAGATGGTCATTTCAAACAATACTACTCTCAGATGATCCCTTTTATTTAGAAACCCTGCACCCTCTTTGTTTTGATCATAAGTCCTATAGCTTTTCttcatcttattaaaaaaaaaaaaaaactacctaaaatatagttttatttttttaaataacaaataaatatattgccaGTTTGCAGAGACCTGGGGGGGGTGGATGTTGGGTACTGACTTTCATCCTCATTTCTCTACAAATGCGGCCGCCGCCATTGGTGTCCTTATGCTCCCTCTTGCCGAAGCCGCCAATTCTTCAATCTCAGCATTTAATTTATGTATTACCCATTCCACTGCTTCTCGACCcttaaaaaaatccaacacaTCTATTGTTACCAAGTGAGAGCAAAGGCACGTATCAAATAAATGGCACATCAGGAAGTAACAAGGGGCTTCTACAAGTATAACTAAACCTCACCAGAATGGATtgtttttgtccttatttttctttaatactacTTACCAAATATCAAATGCCTTGGCCAACTGGAAATTGATctataaactcatttttattttgcatgcaAAAGATGTTATCAAAAAATCTCAATTCAGTGATCGTgatcatttccttatttctgatTAGAGTGGTCCCTTCTTGGGGGAACAAAAGGTcaaacccagttttttttttttttggtccgtTATTTTAAACCAAAATCCTGTATGAGGCCCTGGAAGATCTGGTCCCCAACTTCCTCTTCAACCGTTCTCTACTGGTGCCTAATGCAGATCCTTGAGGAAATGAGAAGCatttcctgcttcctctctcagggtctttgcacatacAGCCCCTCTGCTGGAGAGGCTTCCTGGCATACCCCTAACAACCAACGCGCCCCTCATTCAGCACgcaacagaacactcatgaaatacTTTTATCTCTGTGTGCTTTTCCTTTCCCAATGACGTGATTAATGTTGCCTTTCTCTTAGTTCCACGAGGGCAGGGACCACGCTTGTTTTGTTCCCTACTGTATTCCTAGTCTAGCCTAGCACTTCCTCTGGTACAGAAAAGGCATCTATAAGATCTTTGGACTGCTGAATGATTATATTAAATGTGTTATAATAAAGTGCATTTAAGTATCTCTTTCTCTAaacttaaattgttttaaatcatGCATTCTCCAAGGGGCAAAAattagttgggggtggggaaaggtggAAATATCTCACTCTTTTTATGTACATAGCAcatttatcctttcatccatctatccatggTGTTAAATACTTTCATGTGGTGGTGgctgttagagaaaaaaaatgtctaaaacaaACCTGGGGGTTACGGGGCAGAGGGGATAATGAAAAAGGTTGAGAATTGGTGTTTTAAACAATGGCACACAGTGACATTATCACCAAGCACTTCCCACATGCTGGGCCCTGGGCACACGCTttccatatattatctcatttactcttcatGCCCAACCGGTAAGATGGCTAACTGATCTCTActtcacagatgggaaactgaggcacagaaaggttaactTAATTGTCCAAGGTTGAAAGGCTGGTAAGAATTATGGCTTGCACTTAAATCCCGGGGTGCTAGACCCCAGAGCCTGTGCAAGAAACTGCATATATGGATTCTCACTGCACTGTGGTTGAGAGTCAGTTTGCCAGGACAAACACACGTTCAGTACTAAGCTCTTTCACAAGACAGGAAACCCAGGAATAATGATTAGGGAGCAGCCTGACTTACTTTATTAGCATTTGAAGATATCGTACTGGCCATTAGTCCTTCAAGGTAACTGCTGAGACTGACTCCTTTCACAGTGATTATGGCTTCTTGAGTCAGAACAGTTCTGGAACAGAACACATTCACACAGCTTCAGAATgacctttcattttttaaaagaaatatctgataaaaaaaaattaaaacactcgGTACAAGAAGTTTGTCAAAACATTTTTTACTCACTTTTCTGGGTCCTGAGGATGTGGTTTGTATATAAGTCTCTCATCTACTGAAACcatatttgtaaatgaaatctacagaatgaaaaaaaaaaaatcaaatcattttggaaaccaagatgaaaaacatttgcaaaattaaTTCACAAACCAAAATCTTGCTaggtaaatatacaaataaataaagcacttcAGTATTACTGCAAAAACAGAACTTAAATCTCACTATTCActgctttttattataaaaataataaatacaacaaaagCATTACAATAGTAATATGCACATGATCCCAAATTCATGCTATTGGGTGCTGTCCCCTGGAAACAAGAAGTAGCCTCACTGCTCTAGTGAGGAGCAGGAAAGGACAATACAGCATATAATCACCTGTACATCAACTATAGAAGAGAcaaaaattattagtttaaaatcaaaacaaaagggAGCCCACACTTACATTAGTAGATTTAAGTTCCATTGTCTTCTCTACAGGATCAACTACAGAATGTTCCTGCACGTATGTTTTAGTTCTTGCAGCACCAATAagctaaataaaacatttacaattAGTAATCAGAGGAAGAGGGATTTCTTAACAAgtgtatcaatattttatttgaaggTAAAAATGTGTTAATATCTTGAACCAAAAAATCTGTTTCGTAAAAAACAGGAGGAATCAGACAAGGGTCAGAAAGGAGGCCCGTTGAAGGGTAACGGGAATTCACACACCACGAATGAGATGAGACTGCCAGATACAAAAACCCTTCCCAGAGGCAATTAGCGACCAGCCCAGGGAGAACGCCTGCAGTATAAAGCAGACACAGAAACCGCCAAGGTGTGACAACGGAGCACTGAGCCTGAAATATGGAAATCAGAATATTTGGGTAAACATGGCATCTGGAGAAAGGAGAGCTCGAGAATATCTGTCAGTATTTTCTAAGAGCAGTCTGAGGGAGAGGGTGCTGCGGCCTCGTTCTCCAGACAGAAAAACGGCCATCGCATGATGGAGGATAATACATCCTATCCAGCATCACTCCTGTGCACGAACCCAAGCCAACCCCCTGACCTTGCTCATTTCTGTGTCCCCACTATCTAACACAGTGGTTTGTGCAAAGGAAGCAATCAGGACATTCCTGCTGAAAAATGTGTCCTTTAGTTTTCTGAGTGGACCTACCTTCCCCAACTGAGTGCTTATTATACCAGAGTTCTCTCACATTGTAATCATCTGGCACTCCAGTTTCTTGCTGGTTAAATTGGCTCATTAAAGCCTGATCACATGTAACTGAACAGAATTCCGTTTTTCAATGCATGGGGAGGAGTCTCAAACCTCGGAACAACTGTGGCACAGCAGAGCCTGAGAACACGCTCCTCAACTAGTGTCATGACCCACCACTGACCACAGCCACTGTCAGCTAACCATCGCCACCAGCCCATGGCTTCTAGATCTTACTACTGGTCTGAAGTGGCTGGCAAAGCAGGAAAAGCAGAACAGAACTCCTTTTAGATTACAGAGCATTAGCTGGCTTCCTTCAGAAGGTTTTATCAGGCGCCTTCATGAAGACTGTAATAATATTTCCAATTCATTATACACTCATAACTCAAGTTTATTATAATACAATTTGAACTGATGCAAAAATGACATTCAGAATCGGCTCCCACAACCTATTTGAAATTATAATGTGGTTTAGAAAACTTCTCTACAGCAGTCACATTTCCACAGGAATAAAGACACACTTACAGATTTCACAATGGAAGGCAGTCCCCACTCCGTGCTGAGAAGTCTATGGCTGTGCAACTTTCCAGAGGGATCTATATGTCTGTCCAACACATCAACTCCAACCACGCTTGGGTTCATAGGGTTTGGGTATTTCTGCATTGCAGCTGTCGTAACAGTTTCCCATGGGTGGCTGCCGACATGaaccaaaaaccaaacatttgaaaaatatgcatataaattgtttttataaccCATCAAATCACTCTTTACAGTTgaagtttaattaatttaactagGGAAAATTATTTCCTGAAACACTGACTAAAAGATGACTTGGGGAGCTCAATCTACATTTTGAAGATGTATAGAATTCAGTATTTTCCCAGCACACAGGCTATATGGTACAACTGAGGtctataaagatataaatagcCTATAACACATT is part of the Neomonachus schauinslandi chromosome 10, ASM220157v2, whole genome shotgun sequence genome and harbors:
- the PRELID3B gene encoding PRELI domain containing protein 3B isoform X1, which gives rise to MKIWTSEHVFDHPWETVTTAAMQKYPNPMNPSVVGVDVLDRHIDPSGKLHSHRLLSTEWGLPSIVKSLIGAARTKTYVQEHSVVDPVEKTMELKSTNISFTNMVSVDERLIYKPHPQDPEKTVLTQEAIITVKGVSLSSYLEGLMASTISSNANKGREAVEWVIHKLNAEIEELAASARGSIRTPMAAAAFVEK
- the PRELID3B gene encoding PRELI domain containing protein 3B isoform X2, yielding MKIWTSEHVFDHPWETVTTAAMQKYPNPMNPSVVGVDVLDRHIDPSGKLHSHRLLSTEWGLPSIVKSISFTNMVSVDERLIYKPHPQDPEKTVLTQEAIITVKGVSLSSYLEGLMASTISSNANKGREAVEWVIHKLNAEIEELAASARGSIRTPMAAAAFVEK